The Christiangramia salexigens genome includes the window GTGTATAGATCCTGAACTCCGTCATTCATACATACAGAAAGATCCATGTCTTCTCCAGCATTAGCGGCATCTCTGATGGTTAAATCAAGATTTGCAGAATCTGAACAATTACTATTAAGTGTTATGTATTCCAATTGGAAATCTCCTGCCTCAAAATCTGAAGGATTAAGTAATCCATTTTGAATTATTTCTCCATTGTAGAAAAAAGTTCCATTTTTATCAATGTCTGAAGCAAGTAAGGTGTAAAGATTAAAATCAACTTCATTTTGACAAATAGTTAATTCTAAATCGTCACCAGCATCTGTAGCTTGATTAACGGTAATTGTGAAAGTTGATGTGTCACCACCACAATCATTTTGAGAAGCGACAGAATAAATTACTTCATATTCTCCAGCTCCATAAGTTTGTGGGTCGAATTTTCCATCAGGGATTTCATCTCCATCAAGAGTGAAAGTTCCGTCTTTATCCACATTTTGTCCAAGTGCAAGGAATAAATCACGCTCACTTGAATTTGTACATAAAGCTAGACTAACATCTCCTCCAGCAAATGCTGACTCAGTTACAGTAATAGTAAAGTCTATTGAATCTGATCCAGTAACACATGGAGTTTCTTCATCCACTACATACGTGATTACATAATCACCAGCTCCTTGAGTTCCCGGGTTAAATTCTCCGTTTGGATAATCAGGGAAACGTCCTATTGTAGGATTGTCTTCGATGTAATCATATAGATCCTGAACACCTGCATTTTGACAGATTGGTGCCGGATCTGCAACTTCAGAAAGATCTGCTTCGATATTATCTCTTACTTCTACAGTCAACTCTACTGAGTCTGTACAATCGTCACCAATTGTGTATGTGGTAGTGAAGTCACCAGTTCCGTTAGAATTGTTGTATTCGTTTATAAGCTCCTGCATTGTTGGATAGAAAGTTCCATCGGTTGCAACACCATTGTCTAAAAGACTTAGGTATAAAGCTTCTAATTCATCTTCATCCTCGAATGGGTTGTTAGATAAATCTTCAGTACAAAGTACTGTTGAGTTTGAATTTCCGGCGTCTGGAGCCTCTTTCAACGTGATTTTAAAATCGGCAGTATCTTCGCCAACTACACATTCTTTATCATCACCATCTACAGTATAAGTGAAAGTATATTCACCAGTTGTAAATGCTGCCGGATCAAATTCTCCTGAAGAAACATCAAAATCATCACTGCTGAATTCTCCACCTTCCATTGCATTCCCACTAAGGAAGCTTTCTAGAGTACGCGGATCGTCGGTTGTGCAAAGTACTATGTCTTCATTGCCTTCACCGGCTTCAGCCTGTTCGTTTGGAGTGATGATAATGGTGTATTCAGCAGAATCTGTACAATCACTATTGGATACTGTATAAGTTGTAGTGAATGTCTGAGTAGTGCTTGCGCTTGGATTGTAACTAGCAGCAAGTGTCATTAGATCACTATTAGTAAAAGTTCCTCCGTTGTCTATGGTTGAATCGATTTCATCCAATAATTCCTGACCTTGTCCCATTGGATTTGCAAGGACGGCTGCAATCAAAGTTTCAAATTGTTCCTGGCAGAAAGTGTATTCTCCCCCTGGTCCGGCATTTGGAGCCTGATTAACTTCAATTTCGAAAGTTTGACTAGCTGTTCCTGATACACAAGCCGTAGCCGGAGAAACAGTATAAGTGATATCATATGTTCCAGGGCCTTCAGCTTCAGGATCAAAGTTTCCATCGGCTACATCTGCAGAAGGACTGCTAAATACTCCGTTAGGGTTTGCATCGTTACTTAAAAGTGCATATAAATCCTGAACACCTTCATTAGTACAATACATCTGATCAGCTATTTGATCTCCGGTATTTGGAGCTTCAGCTTTATTAACTGTTAGGGTTGCAGTAGCAGATTCCTCACAGGTCTCGCCCCCAGATCCGGTTTTAGTCACCGTGTATTCTGTTGTGAAATCTTCTGATGGTGATGTAATCCCATCGTTGTAATTGCTGATAAGTGTTGCAAGACTAGGATCGAAAGAACCATCACTGTCTCCGGCACCTAAAAGATTTACGTAATATGCTCTTAGATCTGCTTCGCTATCAAAATATCCGTTGTCGTCAACTTCATTTTCACAAAGTGTTTCTGAATTATCTGTACCTGGATCTGGATCCAATACAGTAACAGTTACAGCTGTTCTTTCTTCGCTCTCACATGGAGGGCCATCGCTAGGAATTATTTGAGTAGCATAGTATGTTTTACCATTTTCTACTACAAAATCATCAGCAAGTGGTGGTTGAGAAGTAGAGGTACGGTACCATCTGTTGGTTCCTTCTGCTTCCAATTCACTTACTGTAGTGCCTTGGCAAACAGTTTGAGTATTATCTGCAGCTGGTGCAGGAGCTTCTACCGGATCATATTTTATCGGTGTTCTGTTGCTCTGGCAGTTAGCGTCGTTATTATCTACAAAACCTGCAAAATAACTATTCCCTTCAACAAGTTGGAAATTATCAGGCAAGGGTGCGCTTTCATCAAATTGATTGTCAAAATACTCTAAAGTATATCCCGCTTGATCCTGAAATTCAATTCCTGCTTTAAGGTCAGCAACTGTATGGGTTCCTGCAATCTCACATGGCGTATAGAATTCGTCCTCTCCCTGCCC containing:
- a CDS encoding gliding motility-associated C-terminal domain-containing protein — translated: MQNFTLRFKGRMFYLLTLALLFGSLPSIYGQCPTVTDSTQEYCGLDRVSDLQATDPDTSDGNTIRWYDSQTDLDPIPSNETLENGKSYFAGYQNGSCVNQRAEVTVNITTPGAPKLGQGEDEFYTPCEIAGTHTVADLKAGIEFQDQAGYTLEYFDNQFDESAPLPDNFQLVEGNSYFAGFVDNNDANCQSNRTPIKYDPVEAPAPAADNTQTVCQGTTVSELEAEGTNRWYRTSTSQPPLADDFVVENGKTYYATQIIPSDGPPCESEERTAVTVTVLDPDPGTDNSETLCENEVDDNGYFDSEADLRAYYVNLLGAGDSDGSFDPSLATLISNYNDGITSPSEDFTTEYTVTKTGSGGETCEESATATLTVNKAEAPNTGDQIADQMYCTNEGVQDLYALLSNDANPNGVFSSPSADVADGNFDPEAEGPGTYDITYTVSPATACVSGTASQTFEIEVNQAPNAGPGGEYTFCQEQFETLIAAVLANPMGQGQELLDEIDSTIDNGGTFTNSDLMTLAASYNPSASTTQTFTTTYTVSNSDCTDSAEYTIIITPNEQAEAGEGNEDIVLCTTDDPRTLESFLSGNAMEGGEFSSDDFDVSSGEFDPAAFTTGEYTFTYTVDGDDKECVVGEDTADFKITLKEAPDAGNSNSTVLCTEDLSNNPFEDEDELEALYLSLLDNGVATDGTFYPTMQELINEYNNSNGTGDFTTTYTIGDDCTDSVELTVEVRDNIEADLSEVADPAPICQNAGVQDLYDYIEDNPTIGRFPDYPNGEFNPGTQGAGDYVITYVVDEETPCVTGSDSIDFTITVTESAFAGGDVSLALCTNSSERDLFLALGQNVDKDGTFTLDGDEIPDGKFDPQTYGAGEYEVIYSVASQNDCGGDTSTFTITVNQATDAGDDLELTICQNEVDFNLYTLLASDIDKNGTFFYNGEIIQNGLLNPSDFEAGDFQLEYITLNSNCSDSANLDLTIRDAANAGEDMDLSVCMNDGVQDLYTFLSVNADTSGDFTLDGNVIADGLMDPMDFEADTYEVVYTVAAINDCGDDTSTFSITVNETPDAPGVSDLNFCKIQSPTSADLIAEGTNLTFYSDEALSMMVMEDENLMTGTYYVTQRTDENGCESDAASIEVFVGDAATPTIDNTNQTFCKYDDATIADLTAALNENSNITWFETENGNDSYSTSTPLQNGVTYYASLYDPETDCDSSNRLAVSVTIEDCPLLFPEGISPNGDGLNDTFDIKNIEREYPNYNITIHNRWGDVVYKGNANSPKWNGFTNQSGSFGDDVSTTGVYFYILDFNDGSTPPRRGKIYLSR